Proteins found in one Thermodesulfatator atlanticus DSM 21156 genomic segment:
- a CDS encoding PEP-CTERM sorting domain-containing protein, giving the protein MKKFSFLSFVCLLVMSGMFSFSLAGPMDGEEYFSLDADTNGGGVVGDVYYSDEDGTFEKDIVTINTSQDLDALSTAQHPPVTPRDIYWGTFKMTFSIDGDSDIYEWTVGGTPIDIQNNYLGPRDVCMDGHFANQAPHQVYSLVHDDENDLGLADYDLDALEHGIHYPPYPEPFPTHAYGGAYFSVEGTGNFDEGDVYFDDFVNPVWHYFDDTLLSLYLDSQFDPDENQIDALVVFDIVHADRYFEVGDPNNPYDADLILFSLAPGSYDPVGDNIYWVNANGYGGLLFDPELDYNVDAIDVHNVPEPTTGILLLAGLAIGFWFKRKTSKKALSD; this is encoded by the coding sequence ATGAAAAAATTTTCCTTTTTAAGTTTTGTTTGTTTGTTGGTGATGTCGGGGATGTTTTCTTTTTCCTTGGCCGGTCCCATGGACGGGGAAGAATACTTTTCCCTAGATGCTGACACCAATGGTGGAGGTGTAGTTGGTGATGTTTATTATTCAGACGAAGATGGAACTTTTGAAAAAGACATTGTCACCATAAATACTTCGCAGGACTTAGATGCTCTTAGTACAGCACAGCATCCGCCGGTCACTCCTAGAGACATTTACTGGGGAACTTTTAAAATGACCTTTTCCATAGACGGAGATTCAGACATATACGAATGGACGGTAGGTGGCACTCCTATTGATATTCAAAATAATTATTTAGGCCCAAGGGATGTTTGTATGGATGGACATTTTGCCAATCAGGCTCCGCATCAAGTCTATTCCTTGGTGCATGATGATGAAAATGATCTAGGCCTTGCCGACTACGATTTGGATGCCCTTGAGCACGGCATACACTATCCCCCATATCCTGAGCCTTTCCCCACCCATGCTTATGGTGGGGCATATTTTTCAGTGGAAGGTACAGGAAATTTTGACGAAGGAGATGTTTATTTCGATGACTTTGTAAATCCTGTTTGGCATTATTTCGACGACACCTTACTTTCGCTTTATCTTGATAGTCAGTTTGATCCCGATGAAAACCAGATAGACGCCCTGGTTGTTTTTGACATTGTCCATGCTGATAGATATTTTGAAGTCGGAGATCCCAATAATCCCTACGATGCTGATCTAATTCTCTTTTCTCTGGCGCCAGGGTCGTACGATCCCGTGGGAGATAATATTTACTGGGTAAATGCCAACGGATATGGGGGCCTTCTTTTTGATCCTGAGCTTGATTACAACGTTGATGCAATTGACGTGCACAATGTTCCTGAACCCACCACCGGCATTTTACTGTTGGCGGGTCTGGCAATTGGGTTCTGGTTTAAGAGAAAGACTTCTAAAAAAGCGCTTTCAGACTGA
- the nrdR gene encoding transcriptional regulator NrdR: MKCPSCQHFETKVIDSRVTKDGTAIRRRRECLSCGFRFTTYERAEIQLPMIIKRDGRREPFIREKVIEGLKKACQKRPISMEQIEAFVNQLERELAETGEKEIHSTTIGEKVMEKLHEWDEVAYVRFASVYRQFQDVTEFIEQIQQLLNKKKRPGN; the protein is encoded by the coding sequence ATGAAGTGTCCCTCTTGCCAGCATTTTGAAACTAAAGTTATTGATAGCAGGGTTACCAAAGACGGCACAGCCATTAGAAGGCGCAGGGAATGCCTTTCCTGTGGTTTTCGCTTCACCACTTATGAACGCGCTGAAATACAGCTTCCCATGATCATTAAGCGCGATGGTCGCCGCGAGCCCTTTATCAGAGAAAAAGTCATCGAAGGCCTTAAAAAGGCTTGCCAAAAAAGGCCCATTAGCATGGAGCAAATAGAAGCCTTTGTTAACCAGCTTGAAAGAGAGCTTGCAGAAACCGGCGAAAAGGAAATCCACTCAACAACCATCGGCGAGAAGGTCATGGAAAAGTTGCACGAGTGGGACGAGGTTGCTTACGTGCGTTTTGCCTCGGTTTACCGTCAGTTCCAGGACGTAACAGAATTTATAGAACAAATTCAGCAGCTTCTTAACAAGAAAAAACGCCCGGGCAATTAG
- a CDS encoding GspE/PulE family protein produces the protein MRRFDKALFEERAEGPVPVEGLKAAFLRAVKGFPFYLGEDFYLLIPGEDHLFLADMLTRQLGRAPEVFLADEDYIFELIQKYYEAPPEIEKEPLEDEPEDLELLKDLASEAPVIQLVNRTIREAVEMRATDIHFETLRQGLRVRFRIDGILHERGMHPRKLAAPVISRLKLMAGLNIAEHRLPQDGRIRFRVGGEDFDIRVSTIPTVNGEGVVLRLLVREKGLLSLEKLGLEKDHYELFRELIAQPNGIILVTGPTGSGKTTTLYAALSILNQPDKKIITIEDPVEYQLPGINQIQIKPDIGLTFARALRSILRHDPDIILVGEIRDLETAEIAIQAALTGHLVFSTLHTRDALGAAVRLTDMGVEPYLIAASTVGFVAQRLVRVLCDACAEEAEPPQVFLEEIAKLPSRPNGIRYRKAVGCSRCAGTGFLGRIAIYEIFPIDSALKRLILQRATEEELKTWAKERGYLSLFQDGLRKVAQGLTTFEEVLRVSGR, from the coding sequence ATGCGGCGTTTTGACAAAGCCCTTTTTGAAGAACGTGCAGAAGGCCCTGTGCCTGTTGAAGGTCTTAAGGCCGCTTTTTTGCGTGCGGTAAAGGGCTTCCCCTTTTACCTTGGCGAAGATTTTTATTTGCTGATCCCAGGGGAAGACCATCTCTTTTTAGCTGATATGCTTACCCGCCAGCTTGGTCGTGCCCCTGAGGTCTTTCTCGCCGATGAAGACTACATCTTTGAGCTAATCCAGAAATATTACGAGGCCCCACCTGAGATAGAAAAAGAGCCCCTGGAAGATGAGCCTGAAGACCTTGAGCTCTTAAAGGATCTGGCCTCAGAGGCACCGGTTATCCAGCTTGTTAACCGCACTATCCGCGAAGCAGTGGAGATGCGGGCCACTGACATTCATTTTGAGACCCTCCGCCAGGGGCTAAGGGTACGCTTTCGCATTGACGGCATCCTGCACGAAAGAGGCATGCATCCGCGCAAGCTCGCTGCCCCTGTTATTTCCCGCTTAAAACTCATGGCAGGGCTGAACATTGCTGAGCACCGGCTACCTCAGGATGGGCGTATTCGTTTTCGGGTTGGGGGCGAAGATTTTGACATTCGTGTTTCCACTATCCCCACGGTTAATGGCGAAGGGGTGGTTTTAAGGCTTTTAGTGCGTGAAAAGGGGCTGCTTTCCCTTGAAAAACTTGGCCTTGAAAAAGACCATTACGAGCTTTTCCGCGAGCTCATAGCCCAGCCAAACGGCATTATTCTGGTAACCGGACCTACTGGTTCTGGAAAAACCACTACGCTTTATGCGGCCCTTTCCATTTTAAACCAGCCTGACAAAAAAATTATCACCATTGAAGACCCGGTGGAATATCAATTGCCTGGCATAAATCAAATTCAGATTAAGCCTGACATAGGGCTCACCTTTGCAAGGGCCCTTAGGTCTATCCTGCGTCATGATCCGGATATTATCCTGGTGGGAGAAATAAGAGACCTGGAAACCGCAGAAATAGCTATTCAGGCTGCCCTTACCGGGCACCTTGTTTTTTCTACCCTTCACACCCGGGATGCCCTGGGAGCTGCCGTGCGTCTTACCGACATGGGGGTTGAGCCCTATCTTATTGCGGCTTCTACCGTTGGTTTTGTGGCCCAGCGCCTGGTACGGGTGCTTTGTGACGCCTGTGCTGAAGAAGCTGAACCCCCGCAGGTTTTTCTGGAAGAGATAGCTAAACTCCCTTCACGGCCTAATGGGATTCGTTACCGTAAGGCAGTGGGATGCTCCCGCTGTGCAGGTACGGGTTTTTTAGGGCGCATTGCCATTTATGAAATTTTTCCCATTGATAGCGCTTTAAAGCGATTAATCTTGCAGCGTGCCACTGAAGAAGAACTAAAAACCTGGGCCAAAGAGCGAGGGTATCTTTCGCTTTTTCAAGATGGGCTGCGCAAGGTAGCCCAAGGCCTGACTACTTTTGAAGAAGTACTTCGGGTCTCAGGTAGATAA